Within the Solibacillus silvestris genome, the region TTTGCACATAACGAAGCGGACCTGTTTCGGATGGGTTAAACGTAACTAATGCATCTCCTAATGTAAAAACAGTTGGATTTGTAGTCAAAATTATTCCTCCTTGAGAAAACTTTTAAGCTAAATATTTTACTAAACCGGTTTAGTAATTTGAATTATTCAAATCTTACATTGAAAGTGCTTTCATTTCAATAGTAAAATTTAGAATATTTTAAATGTAAAGTGTTTTTTGATAGTACTGAATGCTGTTATATAAGGACTCAATACACTTTTTCAGGCCATAAATTTCTTTTTAATTTTTTGGCGATTAAATTTGCGGGATAGTAATTCTTAATATCCAATTTTGTTTAATATTAATAAGCCCATTTTATTTTTAATATCATATACTGTTATGACATCAAATTTAAAAAATCATTATAAAAATACCAAAGCTACTAACTTCTAGCCGGAAATGTATTGAACGTTCTAAATGAATATAAGGAAGGAGAGAACGAATGATTGTAGACGGGGTTTTTTCAGGCGGCGGTATTAAAGGCTTTGCATATGTAGGTGCCATTCGGGCGCTCGAAGAAAAGGGCGTGAAGTTCGAACGTGTAGCCGGTACAAGTGCCGGAGCCATATTGGCAACTTTTATCGCTGCGGGATTTAATACAAAGGAACTTGAAGAAATTTTTGATGAACTAAATTTAAAGGTTTTACTCGATCCCCCGAAATTCATAATCGAGTTACCGTTTTTAAAATGGCTTAATTTATATAAAAGAATGGGCTTGTATCGTGGTAAATCCTTGGAAAACTGGTTTCTCGAAAAACTTGCGACAAAAGGCATCTACACATTCGGAGATTTACCAAAGGGCATCTTAAAACTAGTAGCCTCCGATTTGACAAACGGCAAGATTCTTGTTCTCCCGGATGATTTGCATCACTATAATATAGATCCAAAAAATTTTCCGGTCTCCCGCGCTTTACGCATGAGTTGCGGTCTTCCATTCTTCTTTGAGCCTGTCTATTTAAAAAATGGGAGAAGGGAGTCTGTTATTGTAGATGGTGGTGTTTTAAGTAATTTCCCAATGTGGATTTATGATAATGGAAATAGAGAACGGCCCGTTCTTGGAATGAAGCTTAGCAGTTCAAGCGAGGATAAGAAGCCTCATGATATTAATAATGGAATTCAACTATTTGAAGCTTTATTTAGTACGATGCAAAATGCTCATGATAATCGGTATATTTCTCGAAGACACGAGAAGAATATTATCTTTATTCCGGTTGAAGAATATAGTGCAACCCAATTTGATTTAGATGAAGCGACAAAAAATAAATTAATGGGCATCGGAAAAGAGCGGACAATTCAATTTTTAAAAACCTGGTCTCCAGTTTGGTAAATTACCCAATAAAAAACTGGATGCTTTCATAGTTATGATTCACCCAGTAATTGAAGTATCCACTTTTTCAAATCAACTAGTCGATCAGATTCAGGTAATTCACTTTCCCCAGTCACTATAATCGGAACAATCGAATCTACTTTATGAAGAGATCCATGTGCGCCGCCACCCGCATGGTCATGGCTATGCTTTTCAATAAACTCATAAGATGGTTTAGCATCCACGATAATAACACGCCCTTCCTGTGAATGAAGCGCTCCATGCAGCCTTGCAAGTGCATCTGGATAATCCTAATATACAATACGTTGTTCATTCGTCATATTTAAATCCAAAATTGAGGCATCGCCAGCGATTCGCCATGCTTGATTATATTCATCAATAAAGTTACCTTCTCTTGAAAATTCTAACTCTCCGTCACTTTGTGGGCTGACAACATAGTTTGTTTGTCCACTCTTCCATGCGATAAAGCCAATTCGCTCATCCTCTTTTAAAACATTTACAATTTCCGATAGCTCAACTTGGGGGTCAATTAAGTAAATGTATGACATACGCTCGTTAACAGCGACGGCAAGTTGGGCATTCGGATTTTCCCTTTCCCAAAAAGTACAATCCTTCAATAACTGATTTAAATCAATTAATGCCGTTTCTTTATCATCAGTTACAATCGATTGACCACTATCGCCCAGTATAATCCAAGTTACTTCTTGTATAGCCTCTTCCCATGATGGAAAGCGATTTAGAATGTTTTGTATTGCTTGATCCGCTTTCTGTATTCCCTTTAAATCTTCAGGCCCGTGTTTGTGTATAGAAGCATCTGCATCCGGTAAATAGGCAAGTGTAAAGGGCGGTAACATCTTTTGGTCAATCAAGTAATTCAGTTCATTCGCAGTAAATTGGTTATTGACACCTAAACGATTCCATACAAATTTATAACGATTATTTTCTGAATTATATTGAGATAACGTTCCAAGTGAAAATATTGCAGGACCATTAACATCAATATTTTCCGGCAAAAGATCTGCTACCGTAATTAATTTAGGTATATTTAGGCGATGTTGAAAATTTCCACGATATAAAAGACCGTTGATCGAAGCTGAAGAAAGATTCCGATGAGCCAGCTCTTCATGGATTGTTTGCACTTCTTTACTTAAATGGCTGCTATTCAAATGGACAACACTATCAAGAGCAACATTTTTAACTCCATTACTCCAGATTTCGCCGATTCCGCTGCCGTAGCTAATCATTCGTTTTTCATCTTCTTTAAACCAGATTAATCCCGGCACTTGATGCTGATCTGGATATGTACCCGTTAGTAACGTACTGTCAATCGTGACTGACATCGTCGGATAAGAGCTAATCATTTCATGATGCAGCTGTCCGTTGTTCATTAAATATGCTAAAGCAGGTGCATTACCTTCTTTTATCACTTTTTGCAATGGTTCATTCATTAAGGAATCTATGACAATGAGAACTACAGGTTTATTCGGGTCTTTCATTATTTGACCTTCCAGTTTTTTTAATGGGGAAATTGAAAGCGCTAATAAAAAACTAGCACAGATAACAGCAACAAAGATTGCTGCAACTATTAATTTTCGTTTCATCATGTCACCTTCAAATTAATTATATAAAGAATAGTATGGTTTGAACTTTATGAATGTATGCCGCTAATAACAAATCCTGGCCTGAAATAATTTTTTTTGAAATGGGCAAAGTAATTTATATTGCTATCATATTGCCTTGAAAGGTGGTTTTTCCATCATGAATAATACAAAAGTCAAACTATGGACAAACCAATACTTAATAATTATTTTACTGTCTTTAATAATGTTCGTTTCTTTTTATATGATTACAGCAGGTTTTCCAATTTATGTAGCCACGATTAGTGAGAACCCTGCAATTGCAGGAATTATGACGACAACTTTAATGACTGCATCCCTGATTACACGTTTCTTCGCTAGTATAATTATCCAAAAAATTAATATGAAATTGCTGCTGATTATTTCTTTGCTTTATTTTATAGGAACAATCGCCCTCACTTTCGTCAATGATTCAATCGGATTTTTAATCGTCATTAGAGCTCTTCAAGGGATTGGATTTTGCATGCTTACAAATTTGGTGTTTACTATATCCAGTACTATTGTGCCAAAGTCCCGCTTAGGTGAAGGAATTGTTTTCTTTGCAATGTCTACCAGCCTTGGGACAACAATTGGGCCTCTTATTGCTATTTCCTATTTAGCAAATTTTTCATTCCAGTCTATGATGGTACTAACATTAGGTCTTATGGCATTTTCATTTGTGTGCAGTCTTTTTACAAAAAATACGAAAGTTGAAAAGGAACATCCAAAGGAGAGAAATAAAGAGCCGTTCTATAAATATATGTTCGATAAACGTGTTCTTCTTCCGTCTATTTTAGTAGCATTCAATTATATGACGATTGCAGGGATTGTGAACTTTATGGGGGCATTTGGTAAAGAAATTAATGTAGGGGCAAGCATATCACAGTTTTTTATAGCTCAAGGTATTACAATGGTAATCTTCCGTTCTTTCTCCGGTAAGATTTTCGATAAGTTCGGGCATAGAATTCTCATTATTCCGGCTGCTGTTTCAGGTGCTGTCGGGTTGGTTGTATTAGGCTTTTCAACTAACATGATCATGGTTTTACTGTCAGGTGTACTGTTCGGAATTGCTTTTGCTATTCTTCATCCCATTATTCAAGCTTGGGCACTAACACTTGTTCCACCGGAGAAAAAGGCAACAGCCAATTCGATGCTTCTTATATTTATCGATTCCGGTTTAGCTATTGGTTCAGTAGGATTAGGTTTTATAGCAAGTATAGTTGGCTACGGTATGACCTTCAGTATTTCTGCGGTACTTATGATTCTTATTTTAATCATCTATTTAATTGGAAGTAAGAAAATGACCGTATATAACGATAATTAAAGCAAAAAAAGGTGAAATCTTTTCGATTTCACCTTTTTAAATTACTTATTCATTACTTTAAACATTTCCGGTACTGAATTCAGATCAATATCCCACATAATTGGAAGAAGGAAATAAATGGACAGTGTGATGAATACTACACCGAATACATTCAATGCAAATCCTGCCTTCATCATGTCAGTTATTTTAATATAACCTGATCCGAAAACTGCCGCATTTGGCGGTGTGGCCACTGGTAGCATGAATGCGCATGATGCAGCTACACCAGCAGCAATCATTAAAGCATATGGATGAACACCTAATGCAACAGCAAGAGATGCCATAATTGGATACATCATAGAAGCAGTTGCAGTGTTTGAAGTAATTTCCGTTAAAGCAAGTACAAGTGCTGCAACAAGGAAAATCAGGACGATAACACTTACGCCTTCAAGTCCCATAAGTTGTGCTCCTATCCATTCTGACAAGCCAGTACTTACGAAACCGGAAGCAATTGCAAGGCCACCCCCGAATAGAAGCAGAATGCCCCATGGCAATTTTACTGCTGTTTGCCAATCCATTAAGCGGTCGCCTTTACGGTTTACTGAAGGTATCGCAAATAACACAATCGCAAAAATAACAGCAATCATTCCATCTG harbors:
- a CDS encoding MFS transporter permease, which codes for MNNTKVKLWTNQYLIIILLSLIMFVSFYMITAGFPIYVATISENPAIAGIMTTTLMTASLITRFFASIIIQKINMKLLLIISLLYFIGTIALTFVNDSIGFLIVIRALQGIGFCMLTNLVFTISSTIVPKSRLGEGIVFFAMSTSLGTTIGPLIAISYLANFSFQSMMVLTLGLMAFSFVCSLFTKNTKVEKEHPKERNKEPFYKYMFDKRVLLPSILVAFNYMTIAGIVNFMGAFGKEINVGASISQFFIAQGITMVIFRSFSGKIFDKFGHRILIIPAAVSGAVGLVVLGFSTNMIMVLLSGVLFGIAFAILHPIIQAWALTLVPPEKKATANSMLLIFIDSGLAIGSVGLGFIASIVGYGMTFSISAVLMILILIIYLIGSKKMTVYNDN